In Pseudomonas sp. LRP2-20, the genomic window AAGGACCGTTGGTGCAACCCTGTGCCGGTATTCCAGTCGTGAGCCGCAAACAGCAGTTGCTCAAGCGCCATCGGCGCAACAAGCGCCTGGGTCTGCTTGCCAGCCTGGTCGTACTGGTAGCGTTGGGGGTCTTTGCCTGGTGGTGGCTGCCGCTGTTGCTGCTGCCGCTGCTCTGGGCCGCTCACGAGGCCTGGTTCGCCGATCACCTGTTCTATGCACCCGGCGAGGATTACGCCTATCGCTTCGGCGAACTGAGCCACCAAGCGCCGGTCGTGCTGCGTGACGGGCTGCTCAAGGCGGATGCGGCGTTGCAGGGCGATGAAACCCTGGTGCTTGAAGTACGGGTGAAAAGTGGCTGGCTAGGGCGCTTCCTGGATCCGCGGGTCGAGCTGCATGGCGCCGAATTCGGCGACCGGCAAACCTTCGAACGTGGTGTCGATGGGCTGCGCTTCCTCAACCTTACCGGCCTGGCGTCAGCTCTGCAGGCGGGCACGCTGCGCCTGCGCGGGCGCCATTGCCGGCTGCAGGGCGAGCCACGCCTGTGGATAACCCCCCGTGTCGAGCTGCAGCGTCGCCGCGTGATGGTGATCGCGCCGCATGCCGATGATGCCGAGCTGGCTGCCTATGGTTTGTACAGCCAGGCGGACGAGGCTTGGGTGGTGACCCTGACCGCAGGTGAGATCGAGGCCGAGCACTATCAGCAGATGGGCCTGGGCAAGTCAGAGGCTGCCCGCCTGAAGGGCCGCCTGCGCGCCTGGGACAGCATCGCCGTGCCACGTTGGGGCGGCGTACCAGAATCGCGTTGCGTGCAGTTGGGGTACTTCTGCCTGCAGCTGCCTGCCATGCAGGCGGCCCCC contains:
- a CDS encoding PIG-L family deacetylase — encoded protein: MSRKQQLLKRHRRNKRLGLLASLVVLVALGVFAWWWLPLLLLPLLWAAHEAWFADHLFYAPGEDYAYRFGELSHQAPVVLRDGLLKADAALQGDETLVLEVRVKSGWLGRFLDPRVELHGAEFGDRQTFERGVDGLRFLNLTGLASALQAGTLRLRGRHCRLQGEPRLWITPRVELQRRRVMVIAPHADDAELAAYGLYSQADEAWVVTLTAGEIEAEHYQQMGLGKSEAARLKGRLRAWDSIAVPRWGGVPESRCVQLGYFCLQLPAMQAAPDQPAVSREADMADIRPFRQFNPFPLPADRDGAPTWHNLLADLRALLDMARPEVLVMPHPQLDPHPDHVCAQAAVLEALQGLAWQPQTLLCYANHLHDNDRWPMGDSGDGVALPPQLSAEQAWAPCALLLDVATQRDKAMALGMMHDLQPPAPFKRRLRRLLQRWLAGRRASPYGENEFFRKAVRRHELFWRREL